A region of Maridesulfovibrio sp. DNA encodes the following proteins:
- a CDS encoding PDZ domain-containing protein produces MKSVLLPEVIFPRILLFFLLGIIMAGCQLNADPIDVGYQDLPRPLLGLKLKVVRKEMHVIEDEMQDKTNDDQKRALLVMDCKKGSPARKAGVQPGDVLLEIDGISVQGMRDSTFIMQRKHPGNNVALTLYRNGKIIKLGIYLPADVPVTKAVNSPLGGAS; encoded by the coding sequence ATGAAATCTGTTTTACTGCCAGAAGTGATCTTTCCACGTATTCTTTTGTTCTTCCTGCTGGGCATCATTATGGCCGGGTGCCAGCTTAATGCTGATCCCATTGATGTCGGTTATCAGGATCTGCCCCGGCCTCTGCTCGGACTGAAGTTGAAGGTCGTCCGGAAAGAAATGCACGTCATTGAGGATGAAATGCAGGATAAAACAAATGATGATCAGAAGCGGGCTCTGCTGGTTATGGATTGTAAAAAAGGCAGTCCGGCCCGGAAAGCAGGGGTTCAGCCCGGTGATGTCCTTCTGGAAATAGATGGCATCTCGGTGCAGGGAATGCGCGATTCAACATTTATAATGCAACGTAAACATCCGGGCAATAATGTTGCCCTGACCCTTTATAGGAACGGCAAGATCATCAAACTGGGAATTTATCTGCCTGCTGACGTACCGGTCACAAAGGCGGTCAACTCACCTCTCGGGGGGGCTTCATGA
- a CDS encoding prepilin-type N-terminal cleavage/methylation domain-containing protein has translation MCVKSPCSGFSLMEVMVAMAILSIGLVSVAGVYSQAASSLSEVEGYERAGMEAEMRLAAFLNAGDIKPGTTSGRCETLSGGRWKIVSRNEADFPGVSRVTVTVLFFTEGREHEFVLDTAQVDGNLPLQSKTQTKDAKK, from the coding sequence ATGTGCGTTAAATCCCCCTGTTCCGGATTTTCGCTTATGGAAGTCATGGTAGCCATGGCTATTTTGTCCATCGGTCTGGTTTCTGTTGCAGGTGTGTACTCACAGGCAGCATCCTCACTCTCAGAGGTGGAGGGGTATGAACGGGCCGGAATGGAGGCGGAGATGCGGCTGGCTGCTTTTTTGAACGCAGGTGACATCAAGCCGGGTACAACTTCCGGTCGTTGTGAAACCCTGTCCGGTGGCAGGTGGAAAATAGTCAGCAGAAACGAGGCTGATTTTCCCGGTGTCAGCCGGGTCACGGTCACGGTGTTGTTTTTTACTGAGGGCAGGGAGCATGAGTTTGTTCTGGATACAGCTCAGGTTGACGGGAACCTGCCCCTGCAGAGCAAAACCCAGACAAAGGATGCCAAGAAATGA
- the gspG gene encoding type II secretion system major pseudopilin GspG: MMQKGKGGFTLIEMLVVIVIIGVLAAIVAPRFFGKTDEAKVAAAKAQIEDFSMALQSYQLDTGDFPSTQQGLEALVKKPSTAPVPENWHGPYMSKNVIPKDPWNHPYVYTSPGKHSPDFDLLSYGKDGKAGGTGENADITNY, translated from the coding sequence ATGATGCAAAAGGGAAAAGGCGGTTTTACACTTATTGAAATGCTGGTGGTCATCGTGATTATCGGCGTGCTGGCGGCAATTGTCGCTCCAAGGTTTTTCGGCAAGACCGATGAAGCAAAGGTCGCAGCTGCCAAGGCGCAGATTGAGGATTTTTCAATGGCCCTGCAAAGCTACCAGTTGGATACAGGGGATTTCCCTTCCACCCAGCAGGGGCTTGAGGCCTTGGTGAAAAAGCCTTCCACCGCTCCTGTGCCTGAGAATTGGCATGGTCCGTATATGAGTAAGAATGTCATTCCTAAGGATCCGTGGAATCATCCTTATGTATACACATCACCCGGCAAGCACAGCCCGGATTTTGACCTGCTCAGCTACGGCAAGGATGGCAAGGCCGGAGGAACCGGTGAGAACGCGGACATCACCAACTAC
- a CDS encoding prepilin-type N-terminal cleavage/methylation domain-containing protein has protein sequence MDCQSSIVQIHDHGQNGFTLLELIVVMVIMSIVMAVLLPRLSGQLMGSSLQAAVSDLSSIAVSARFRAADTGKDHVLVINTKSRDLKLLNGKRSNVLSRISLPEKVAVANMELQGKPVSGHELQIVFFPRGTATPARLKLISGKQESLHVFVAGANGGVYVR, from the coding sequence ATGGATTGTCAGTCATCAATAGTCCAAATACATGACCATGGGCAAAACGGGTTCACATTGCTGGAACTCATTGTTGTGATGGTCATCATGTCTATTGTCATGGCTGTGCTTCTGCCTCGTTTAAGCGGTCAACTTATGGGTAGCAGTTTGCAGGCGGCTGTTTCCGATTTGAGCAGCATTGCTGTCTCGGCCCGTTTTAGGGCAGCGGATACAGGCAAGGATCATGTGCTGGTCATCAACACCAAAAGCAGGGATTTGAAGCTCCTGAATGGAAAAAGGAGCAATGTTTTAAGTCGTATATCGCTGCCGGAGAAGGTTGCTGTGGCAAACATGGAGCTTCAGGGTAAGCCTGTCTCAGGTCATGAGTTGCAGATTGTTTTTTTCCCGCGTGGAACAGCCACCCCCGCCAGATTGAAGCTGATTTCCGGGAAGCAGGAAAGCCTGCATGTATTTGTCGCCGGTGCGAATGGGGGGGTGTATGTGCGTTAA